A single Perca flavescens isolate YP-PL-M2 chromosome 2, PFLA_1.0, whole genome shotgun sequence DNA region contains:
- the coro2aa gene encoding coronin-2A isoform X2 encodes MTWRPQYRSSKFRHVFGKAATKESCYDGVPITRSVQDNNFCAVNPRFLAVITECAGGGAFLVLSINHTGKVDPLHPRISGHRGNVLDVKWNPFNDFCIASCSEDTTVKVWEIPPHGVLKNLTSPWKELQGHSRRVGLIEWHPTANNILFSTAYDFQVMIWNLDCPEQVMKNPVRTISHHTDVVLSMSFNTDGSLLATTCKDRKVRLIESRSGNLLQEANCKKHKASKVLFLGNMKMLFTSGTSRWNDRQFALWDQDDLSVPLLEENLDGSSGVLFPFYDPDTHMLYLAGKGDGNMRYYEISSEKPYIHYLTEYRSNLPQKGMGVMPKRGLDVSSCEVFRFYKLVTIKSFIEPLSMIVPRRSESYQEDIYPMTAGNKPALTAEEWLSGIDKGPVLMSLKPGCQVAESYSEMNKGLGNSLDTRRSHSRPGALQLAYIQDQLGTKDGKEDSGNTEDDRSRIPVSNGEDLALCSPPRTENELRLKFHKQQEEIRRLRELLNQRDVRVKQLELEIKNIKNSQSHQSSP; translated from the exons aTGACATGGCGTCCTCAGTACCGCAGCTCCAAGTTCCGCCACGTGTTTGGTAAGGCCGCCACCAAGGAGAGCTGCTATGATGGTGTGCCAATCACACGCAGCGTCCAGGACAACAACTTCTGTGCTGTCAACCCACGTTTCCTGGCAGTCATCACTGAGTGTGCAGGGGGAGGGGCCTTCCTGGTCCTCTCTATCAATCAT ACAGGTAAAGTGGATCCTCTCCACCCCCGAATATCGGGCCACAGAGGCAACGTGTTAGACGTCAAATGGAATCCCTTCAACGACTTCTGCATCGCCTCCTGCTCTGAGGAcacaaca gtGAAAGTGTGGGAAATCCCTCCTCATGGTGTGCTGAAGAACCTCACATCACCATGGAAGGAGCTTCAGGGTCACAGCCGCAGAGTGGGCCTCATTGAGTGGCATCCGACTGCTAACAACATCCTCTTCAGTACAGCCTATGACTTccag GTGATGATCTGGAACCTAGACTGTCCAGAGCAGGTGATGAAAAACCCCGTGCGGACAATCAGCCACCACACAGACGTCGTTCTCTCCATGTCTTTCAACACAGACGGCAGCCTCCTCGCCACCACCTGCAAGGACAGGAAGGTCCGACTCATAGAGTCACGCTCAGGAAACCTACTGCAG GAAGCCAACTGCAAGAAGCACAAAGCCAGCAAGGTGCTGTTCCTGGGTAACATGAAGATGCTCTTCACATCAGGCACTTCACGTTGGAACGACCGACAGTTTGCTCTGTGGGATCAG gaCGATCTGTCTGTGCCTTTGTTAGAAGAGAACCTGGATGGTTCGTCTGGAGTCCTTTTTCCTTTCTACGACCCAGACACACATATGCTGTACCTTGCGGGGAAG GGTGACGGAAATATGAGGTACTATGAGATCAGCTCAGAAAAACCGTATATCCACTACCTAACAGAGTACCGCTCAAACCTACCTCAGAAAGGAATGG GCGTGATGCCAAAGAGAGGTCTGGATGTGAGCTCCTGTGAGGTGTTCAGGTTCTACAAACTGGTGACAATCAAGAGTTTCATTGAGCCTCTTTCCATGATCGTACCCCGCAGG tCTGAGTCATACCAAGAAGACATCTATCCAATGACGGCTGGTAACAAGCCTGCTTTGACTGCAGAGGAGTGGCTCAGCGGCATAGATAAAG gTCCGGTGCTGATGTCTCTGAAGCCAGGTTGTCAAGTAGCAGAGTCATACTCAGAGATGAACAAGGGACTGGGAAACTCACTGGACACTCGCAGGTCTCACAGCAGACCAGGCGCCCTGCAACTGGCATACATTCAGGACCAACTGGGAACCAAAGACGGCAAGGAGGACAGCGGTAATACGGAGGACGACAGGAGTCGGATTCCTGTCAGCAACGGAGAAGACCTCGCGCTTTGCTCTCCGCCCAGGACTGAGAATGAG CTGCGTCTGAAGTTCCACAAGCAGCAGGAGGAAATCCGACGGTTGAGGGAGCTCCTCAACCAGAGGGACGTGCGTGTCAAACAGCTGGAGCTGGAGATTAAGAACATCAAAAACTCCCAGTCTCACCAGAGCTCACCTTAA
- the coro2aa gene encoding coronin-2A isoform X1 — translation MTVSKMTWRPQYRSSKFRHVFGKAATKESCYDGVPITRSVQDNNFCAVNPRFLAVITECAGGGAFLVLSINHTGKVDPLHPRISGHRGNVLDVKWNPFNDFCIASCSEDTTVKVWEIPPHGVLKNLTSPWKELQGHSRRVGLIEWHPTANNILFSTAYDFQVMIWNLDCPEQVMKNPVRTISHHTDVVLSMSFNTDGSLLATTCKDRKVRLIESRSGNLLQEANCKKHKASKVLFLGNMKMLFTSGTSRWNDRQFALWDQDDLSVPLLEENLDGSSGVLFPFYDPDTHMLYLAGKGDGNMRYYEISSEKPYIHYLTEYRSNLPQKGMGVMPKRGLDVSSCEVFRFYKLVTIKSFIEPLSMIVPRRSESYQEDIYPMTAGNKPALTAEEWLSGIDKGPVLMSLKPGCQVAESYSEMNKGLGNSLDTRRSHSRPGALQLAYIQDQLGTKDGKEDSGNTEDDRSRIPVSNGEDLALCSPPRTENELRLKFHKQQEEIRRLRELLNQRDVRVKQLELEIKNIKNSQSHQSSP, via the exons aTGACATGGCGTCCTCAGTACCGCAGCTCCAAGTTCCGCCACGTGTTTGGTAAGGCCGCCACCAAGGAGAGCTGCTATGATGGTGTGCCAATCACACGCAGCGTCCAGGACAACAACTTCTGTGCTGTCAACCCACGTTTCCTGGCAGTCATCACTGAGTGTGCAGGGGGAGGGGCCTTCCTGGTCCTCTCTATCAATCAT ACAGGTAAAGTGGATCCTCTCCACCCCCGAATATCGGGCCACAGAGGCAACGTGTTAGACGTCAAATGGAATCCCTTCAACGACTTCTGCATCGCCTCCTGCTCTGAGGAcacaaca gtGAAAGTGTGGGAAATCCCTCCTCATGGTGTGCTGAAGAACCTCACATCACCATGGAAGGAGCTTCAGGGTCACAGCCGCAGAGTGGGCCTCATTGAGTGGCATCCGACTGCTAACAACATCCTCTTCAGTACAGCCTATGACTTccag GTGATGATCTGGAACCTAGACTGTCCAGAGCAGGTGATGAAAAACCCCGTGCGGACAATCAGCCACCACACAGACGTCGTTCTCTCCATGTCTTTCAACACAGACGGCAGCCTCCTCGCCACCACCTGCAAGGACAGGAAGGTCCGACTCATAGAGTCACGCTCAGGAAACCTACTGCAG GAAGCCAACTGCAAGAAGCACAAAGCCAGCAAGGTGCTGTTCCTGGGTAACATGAAGATGCTCTTCACATCAGGCACTTCACGTTGGAACGACCGACAGTTTGCTCTGTGGGATCAG gaCGATCTGTCTGTGCCTTTGTTAGAAGAGAACCTGGATGGTTCGTCTGGAGTCCTTTTTCCTTTCTACGACCCAGACACACATATGCTGTACCTTGCGGGGAAG GGTGACGGAAATATGAGGTACTATGAGATCAGCTCAGAAAAACCGTATATCCACTACCTAACAGAGTACCGCTCAAACCTACCTCAGAAAGGAATGG GCGTGATGCCAAAGAGAGGTCTGGATGTGAGCTCCTGTGAGGTGTTCAGGTTCTACAAACTGGTGACAATCAAGAGTTTCATTGAGCCTCTTTCCATGATCGTACCCCGCAGG tCTGAGTCATACCAAGAAGACATCTATCCAATGACGGCTGGTAACAAGCCTGCTTTGACTGCAGAGGAGTGGCTCAGCGGCATAGATAAAG gTCCGGTGCTGATGTCTCTGAAGCCAGGTTGTCAAGTAGCAGAGTCATACTCAGAGATGAACAAGGGACTGGGAAACTCACTGGACACTCGCAGGTCTCACAGCAGACCAGGCGCCCTGCAACTGGCATACATTCAGGACCAACTGGGAACCAAAGACGGCAAGGAGGACAGCGGTAATACGGAGGACGACAGGAGTCGGATTCCTGTCAGCAACGGAGAAGACCTCGCGCTTTGCTCTCCGCCCAGGACTGAGAATGAG CTGCGTCTGAAGTTCCACAAGCAGCAGGAGGAAATCCGACGGTTGAGGGAGCTCCTCAACCAGAGGGACGTGCGTGTCAAACAGCTGGAGCTGGAGATTAAGAACATCAAAAACTCCCAGTCTCACCAGAGCTCACCTTAA